From Primulina huaijiensis isolate GDHJ02 chromosome 15, ASM1229523v2, whole genome shotgun sequence, one genomic window encodes:
- the LOC140959708 gene encoding BTB/POZ domain-containing protein At3g03510-like: MVFSPFLFRRSKARPPSEVQFHIGGSVYALDKELLATKSEKLAKLLKQSPHENPSQLLHDIPADQDSLEIVERFCQGYEINLSTENIVRVACLAHYLEMTESHCPNNLLNKTIVFFEQEIIPSWNKSIKALKTTENVLQEALQLGLVDYCVESVVSKVLEDPGLLGEPIKNLVSDEDSDENGNGLRQASVRRKLFDHDWKSEDLTILSLRLYEYIICTMLQRKVPQEYVAANLCEYAKKWLFYKRGDDASVYLENSQREIVEVLEGLLPRQKGVLPCTFLFGMLHFAMALGAKHECKNGLEIRIGNQLDHASVKDLLIPCQGSSKDEQYDTECVRRILKIFYSNYTGPGNSGLLSVAELIDEFLAEISADIDLKMTTFFAFADMSVAASAGTQRTSDGIYRAIDIYLDKHRYLTESEKEELCRFLDCNKMTREACEHAAQNNKLPTRVVVQVLFVGQLKLRDEIAKEVKIYGGGLKKVAEVEERGKEDVVTEIEEIGNKILALESECSALRREISCKNVKSPRKNIWKEMKRKLGCATTSIHECDCHVRKKKKVHPK; the protein is encoded by the coding sequence GAACTTTTGGCCACCAAATCAGAAAAACTAGCAAAATTATTGAAACAAAGCCCTCACGAAAATCCTTCCCAGTTGCTTCATGATATCCCAGCTGATCAAGATTCGTTGGAGATTGTTGAAAGATTCTGCCAGGGATATGAGATCAACTTGTCGACAGAAAACATTGTTCGTGTAGCCTGTCTTGCTCACTACCTTGAAATGACCGAAAGCCACTGTCCTAACAATCTGCTAAACAAGACCATTGTGTTCTTCGAGCAAGAAATTATACCTAGCTGGAACAAATCAATTAAAGCTCTAAAGACTACAGAGAATGTTCTACAAGAAGCTTTACAGTTGGGCCTGGTTGATTACTGCGTGGAATCTGTTGTCTCGAAAGTGTTGGAAGATCCAGGTTTACTAGGAGAACCAATAAAGAATTTGGTCTCTGATGAAGATAGTGATGAGAATGGCAATGGTTTAAGGCAAGCAAGTGTGAGGAGGAAGCTCTTTGACCATGACTGGAAATCGGAAGATTTAACTATACTTTCATTGAGGTTGtatgaatatatcatatgtACGATGCTTCAACGCAAAGTCCCTCAAGAATATGTGGCTGCAAATCTTTGTGAATATGCAAAGAAATGGTTATTTTACAAAAGAGGAGATGATGCCTCGGTTTACCTGGAAAATTCTCAGAGAGAAATAGTTGAGGTTTTGGAGGGACTGCTGCCACGTCAAAAGGGGGTTCTTCCCTGCACATTTCTCTTCGGAATGCTGCACTTTGCAATGGCACTTGGAGCAAAGCATGAATGCAAAAATGGGTTAGAAATTAGAATAGGAAATCAATTAGATCATGCGTCTGTGAAGGACCTGTTAATACCTTGTCAAGGATCTTCAAAGGATGAACAGTACGACACCGAATGTGTAAGAAGAATTTTGAAGATTTTTTACAGCAACTATACCGGACCAGGCAATTCTGGACTACTATCAGTAGCTGAACTTATAGATGAATTCTTGGCAGAAATATCAGCTGATATAGACTTAAAAATGACCACTTTCTTTGCATTTGCTGATATGTCAGTCGCAGCATCAGCAGGGACTCAAAGGACGTCCGATGGCATATACCGGGCTATTGACATCTACTTAGACAAGCACCGGTACTTGACAGAATCAGAAAAGGAGGAACTATGCAGGTTTTTGGATTGTAACAAGATGACTCGAGAAGCGTGCGAACATGCCGCTCAGAACAATAAGCTGCCGACTCGTGTGGTGGTGCAAGTGCTATTCGTAGGACAGTTGAAACTGAGAGACGAAATTGCAAAAGAAGTGAAAATTTATGGTGGTGGGTTGAAGAAGGTGGCAGAAGTGGAGGAACGGGGCAAGGAAGACGTAGTGACAGAAATCGAGGAGATTGGAAATAAAATATTGGCGCTGGAGAGCGAATGCAGTGCTCTGAGGAGAGAAATTAGCTGCAAAAATGTGAAAAGTCCTAGAAAGAATATTTGGAAAGAAATGAAAAGGAAGTTGGGGTGTGCAACTACAAGTATTCATGAATGCGACTGCCATGTTAGGAAGAAGAAAAAGGTGCATCCTAAATAG